A region of Dictyostelium discoideum AX4 chromosome 1 chromosome, whole genome shotgun sequence DNA encodes the following proteins:
- a CDS encoding hypothetical protein (Slime mold (D.discoideum) transposon DIRS-1, complete, clone SB41): protein MAPGPQSSFRDESQIIDQSNQELQLATEEGSVQSHPTSIRSNTDGSVRISPQPSNEQLFNNQNECTPPRLESMEAMSGLSTTHSFAFYPGEDELIQFEEGFYNTDLPNLEISNLVSDDSSTSSSSSSSHVSPSTGNIPRSIDQTISRVDTNPDSTTLETGDYSTFQSHVMSFARTTNTKTAELLMKSWEPSTLKVYSSSYTRFLNFCTLNSLNPANITLVVFMDYLTHLFKHKPPLAFSTINGHRSMLNQLLLLRNQTDIVNDPFITRIMTGIHKLRPSSAKYKEIWDANQVFKHLSTIKVIPKYTYTALLNKTLVLCKMFGLARSSDLVKWSFKGLIISLDSIKGPVINAKEQRSGVVSVLELTSLDDTNSQVCPVRHLATYLRASKGRRKPHSGDSVFIKNEGEPLQVNDINSIVLSALSKSGIDIVKFKSHSTRSAMASLLLSNNVLFHVVKKMIVGNQMIL from the coding sequence atggcACCTGGCCCTCAGTCGTCTTTCAGAGATGAATCACAAATCATCGACCAGAGTAATCAAGAGTTACAACTGGCAACTGAAGAAGGAAGTGTTCAATCGCATCCAACTTCAATTCGGTCAAATACAGATGGATCTGTTCGCATCTCACCTCAACCATCAAACGAACAACTATTCAACAATCAGAATGAATGCACTCCACCTCGATTGGAGTCAATGGAAGCAATGTCTGGCCTTTCCACCACCCATTCTTTTGCCTTCTATCCTGGAGAAGATGAACTCATCCAGTTCGAAGAAGGTTTCTATAATACTGATCTTCCCAATCTGGAGATCAGCAACTTGGTATCCGATGATTCAAGCACAAGTTCCTCGTCATCATCGTCACATGTTTCCCCAAGTACTGGGAACATTCCAAGAAGTATTGACCAAACAATCAGTAGAGTCGATACCAATCCAGATTCAACAACGTTGGAAACTGGGGATTATTCAACTTTCCAATCTCATGTAATGTCCTTCGCTCgtacaacaaatacaaaaacAGCTGAGCTGTTAATGAAGTCTTGGGAACCTTCCACTCTCAAAGTATATAGCTCCAGTTATACAAGATTCCTCAATTTCTGTACTTTGAACTCTTTGAATCCAGCAAACATTACCTTAGTTGTTTTCATGGATTATCTTACACATCTGTTCAAACACAAACCTCCGTTAGCCTTCTCAACAATTAATGGTCATCGCTCTATGTTGAATCAGTTGTTACTCCTTAGGAATCAAACTGATATTGTTAATGATCCATTCATTACAAGAATTATGACTGGTATTCACAAATTGCGCCCTTCATCTGCAAAGTATAAAGAGATATGGGATGCAAATCAAGTATTCAAGCACTTATCTACTATCAAAGTTATCCCTAAGTACACATACACTGCGCTATTAAACAAGACACTTGTACTCTGTAAAATGTTTGGTTTAGCAAGATCATCAGACTTGGTGAAGTGGTCGTTCAAAGGTCTCATTATTTCTCTTGACTCAATCAAAGGTCCAGTTATTAATGCTAAAGAACAAAGAAGTGGTGTTGTTTCAGTCTTAGAATTAACTTCGTTAGATGATACTAACTCTCAAGTATGCCCTGTTCGCCACCTTGCAACATACCTTAGAGCCTCTAAAGGAAGAAGAAAGCCCCATTCGGGTGACTCTGTCTTTATTAAGAATGAGGGTGAACCGCTCCAAGTTAATGATATTAACTCAATTGTACTATCAGCACTCTCAAAGTCAGGCATTGATATTGTCAAGTTCAAATCTCACTCTACCCGTTCCGCTATGGCTTCTCTGCTGTTGTCCAATAACGTTCTATTCCACGTTGTCAAGAAGATGATCGTTGGAAATCAAATGATACTGTAG
- a CDS encoding hypothetical protein (Slime mold (D.discoideum) transposon DIRS-1, complete, clone SB41), whose protein sequence is MSTTVNNNEASSSSTSISNSAESFDLRMKSMEDQINNLSLAFTRFMKEPMFSSNTNSRSQPSHDNSDTENEQSEDESSNNVEVPTDYQLSDTLLGQYKHMVNNQGLLVEEECILKKDEISELNKVFNFPSNFQVNVAPFGTPEGITVSSNVKNNDTDLLIVEKRINDSLKPLLLISSMLSSDSSNVDVELISYLTQSAIVLAVNAQASLSRVRRKNIAKEIYGSEVLLPIKIKDTPKMFDETETERVRKLAKSIRKNNEAKQSLLKLNYHSKPNVKKLVNSSGNNTTGNSSNSKSSSGSNGRSNNFNGSPSNVASGSNNTKSANGTNNRFQKNKK, encoded by the coding sequence atGTCTACCACTGTTAATAATAACGAAGCCTCTAGTAGTAGTACCTCTATCTCTAATAGCGCTGAATCCTTTGATTTAAGAATGAAATCAATGGAGGATCAAATCAACAACCTTTCTTTAGCCTTTACAAGATTCATGAAAGAACCTATGTTCTCATCTAATACCAACTCACGTAGCCAACCTTCTCATGATAACTCTGACACTGAGAATGAACAAAGTGAAGATGAATCAAGTAACAATGTCGAAGTTCCAACCGATTATCAATTATCCGATACCTTACTTGGTCAGTACAAACATATGGTAAACAATCAAGGTTTACTCGTCGAAGAAGAATGTATCCTCAAGAAAGATGAGATATCCGAATTGAATAAAGTATTCAACTTTCCATCTAACTTCCAAGTGAATGTCGCTCCATTCGGTACACCTGAAGGTATTACTGTATCATCCAACGTCAAGAACAATGATACTGACTTGTTGATTGTCGAAAAGCGAATCAACGATAGCTTAAAACCTTTGCTTCTCATATCAAGTATGTTATCATCTGATAGCTCTAATGTCGATGTAGAACTTATTAGTTACTTAACTCAGAGTGCAATTGTCTTAGCCGTTAATGCTCAAGCATCGCTTAGTCGTGTCCGTCGTAAAAACATCGCTAAAGAAATCTATGGTTCTGAAGTACTCTTACCAATTAAGATCAAGGATACACCAAAGATGTTTGATGAAACTGAAACTGAACGTGTAAGAAAGCTAGCCAAGTCAATCAGAAAGAACAACGAAGCAAAACAATCattgttaaaattgaattatcattcCAAGCCCAATGTCAAAAAATTAGTTAACTCAAGTGGTAATAACACTACAGGAAacagtagtaatagtaaatcCAGTAGTGGGAGTAATGGCCGATCTAACAACTTCAATGGATCACCAAGTAATGTTGCATCAGGTAGCAACAATACCAAGTCTGCCAACGGTACCAACAACCGTTTTCAGAAGAACAAGAAGTAA
- a CDS encoding hypothetical protein (Slime mold (D.discoideum) transposon DIRS-1, complete, clone SB41), with amino-acid sequence MFIQPQKDNGLTCQTRFQVKSRKECSRTNSINYVSRITNRFGINEVSCSQRKEEKCHQGNQKLFKTRLLFPKKACWFKRKANRTERCSHPIQTLHSSNKQVSLSMSDSSQWRLGSIIPHSSRGQVRDFTLVNSSKPMEWKRNQSVSKLRLCSYNRCLGIRCRCHSQERKQGNQNLVIPVVNNSIKHVVKSSRNARSANGLSSAMSETEQLQSEDSNRQYYHSLLHQSPGWSDTGSLSSVRTTLETMPQEESELDWRAYSRIFQCKSRPTQPSFRDESQIVVQSNQELQLATEKGSVQSHTTSIRSNTDGSVRISPQPSNEQLLNNQNECTPPRLESMEAMSSLSTTHSFAFYPGEDELIQFEEGFYNTDLPNLEISNLVSDDSSSSSSSSSSHVSSSIGNIPRSIDQTISRVDTNPDSTTLETGDYSTFQSHVMSFARTTNTKTAELLMKSWEPSTLKVYSSSYTRFRNFCTLNSLNPANITLVVFMDYLTHLFKHKPPLAFSTINGHRSMLNQLLLLRNQTDIVNDPFITRIMTGIHKLRPSSAKYKEIWDANQVFKHLSTIKVIPKYTYTALLNKTLVLCKMFGLARSSDLVKWSFKGLIISLDSIKGPVINAKEQRSGVVSILELTSLDDTNSQVCPVRHLATYLRASKGRRKPHSGDSVFIKNEGEPLQVNDINSIVLSTLSKSGIDIVKFKSHSTRSAMASLLLSNNVPFHIVKKMGRWKSNDTVDTFYDKRIIGEKSGGFLNTVVQIS; translated from the coding sequence ATGTTTATCCAACCTCAAAAAGACAATGGACTTACTTGTCAAACTAGGTTTCAAGTTAAATCTAGAAAAGAGTGTTCTCGAACCAACTCAATCAATTACGTTTCTCGGATTACAAATCGATTCGGTATCAATGAAGTTTCTTGTTCCCaaagaaaagaagaaaagtGTCATCAAGGAAATCagaaactttttaaaactagATTGTTGTTCCCCAAGAAAGCTTGCTGGTTTAAAAGGAAAGCTAATCGCACTGAAAGATGCAGTCATCCCATTCAGACTTTACACTCGTCGAACAAACAAGTTTCACTCTCAATGTCTGACTCTAGCCAATGGAGATTGGGATCAATCATTCCCCATTCCTCAAGAGGTCAAGTCAGAGATTTCACATTGGTTAACAGTTCTAAACCAATGGAATGGAAAAGAAATCAGTCTGTTTCCAAGTTACGACTATGTTCTTACAACCGATGCCTCGGAATCAGGTGCAGGTGCCACTCTCAAGAAAGGAAACAAGGTAATCAAAACTTGGTCATTCCAGTGGTCAACAACTCAATCAAACATGTCGTCAAATCGTCGAGAAATGCTCGCTCTGCTAATGGCCTATCAAGCGCTATGTCGGAAACTGAACAACTGCAATCTGAAGATTCAAACCGACAATACTACCACTCTCTCTTACATCAATCGCCAGGGTGGTCAGATACAGGATCTCTCAGTTCTGTTCGAACAACTTTGGAAACAATGCCTCAAGAAGAAAGTGAACTTGATTGGAGAGCATATTCCAGGATTTTTCAATGTAAAAGCCGACCAACTCAGCCGTCTTTCAGAGATGAATCACAAATCGTCGTCCAGAGTAATCAAGAGTTACAACTGGCAACTGAAAAAGGAAGTGTTCAATCGCATACAACTTCAATTCGGTCAAATACAGATGGATCTGTTCGCATCTCACCTCAACCATCAAACGAGCAACTACTCAACAATCAGAATGAATGCACTCCACCTCGATTGGAGTCAATGGAAGCAATGTCTAGCCTTTCCACCACCCATTCTTTTGCCTTCTATCCTGGAGAAGATGAACTCATCCAGTTCGAAGAAGGTTTCTATAATACTGATCTTCCCAATCTGGAGATCAGCAACTTGGTATCCGATGATTCAAGCTCAAGTTCCTCGTCATCATCGTCACATGTTTCCTCAAGTATTGGGAACATTCCAAGAAGTATTGACCAAACAATCAGTAGAGTCGATACCAATCCAGATTCAACAACGTTGGAAACTGGGGATTATTCAACTTTCCAATCTCATGTAATGTCCTTCGCTCgtacaacaaatacaaaaacAGCTGAGCTGTTAATGAAGTCTTGGGAACCTTCCACTCTCAAAGTTTATAGCTCCAGTTATACAAGATTCCGCAATTTCTGTACTTTGAACTCTTTGAATCCAGCAAACATAACCTTAGTTGTTTTCATGGATTATCTTACACATCTGTTCAAGCACAAACCTCCGTTAGCCTTCTCAACAATTAACGGTCATCGCTCTATGTTGAATCAGTTGTTACTCCTTAGGAATCAAACTGATATTGTTAATGATCCATTCATCACAAGAATTATGACTGGTATTCACAAGTTGCGTCCTTCATCAGCAAAGTATAAAGAGATATGGGATGCAAACCAAGTATTCAAGCACTTATCTACTATCAAAGTTATCCCTAAGTACACATACACTGCGCTATTAAACAAGACACTTGTACTCTGTAAAATGTTTGGTTTAGCAAGATCATCAGACTTGGTAAAGTGGTCGTTCAAAGGTCTCATTATTTCTCTTGACTCAATCAAAGGTCCAGTTATCAATGCTAAAGAACAAAGAAGTGGTGTTGTTTCAATCTTAGAATTAACTTCGTTAGATGATACTAACTCTCAAGTATGCCCTGTTCGCCACCTTGCAACATACCTTAGAGCCTCTAAAGGAAGAAGAAAGCCCCATTCGGGTGACTCTGTCTTTATTAAGAATGAGGGTGAACCGCTCCAAGTTAATGATATTAACTCAATTGTATTATCAACGCTCTCAAAGTCAGGCATTGATATTGTCAAGTTCAAATCTCACTCTACCCGTTCCGCTATGGCTTCTCTGCTGTTGTCCAATAATGTTCCGTTCCACATTGTCAAGAAGATGGGTCGTTGGAAATCAAACGATACTGTAGATACCTTCTACGATAAAAGAATCATTGGTGAAAAATCTGGTGGTTTCTTAAATACTGTCGTCCAAAtttcataa